A region of Chitinophaga horti DNA encodes the following proteins:
- a CDS encoding TlpA family protein disulfide reductase has translation MLMKLTCALALFLLPMFVCAQSELLPKFTTNAPSDLPVMQAGTVTVSGRITLPPGLKRDSIWVQVTVPQPFTGENKRYRTLVGTDGRFSVKVNTETNRSICAIKTDINEMHTVTTFLTNGRASTVAINYNEDGDIDKMKTNDAGGLTENDLVHGVNKFSALSAHKSNKPRPTLYDKPFSDFFDHTNKVLRDRWGVLNQSTLLSNKMKVMTFRDFALRIYQVHLFDYEREMILNYMNTHQQQMPDSAMIRKPDRAYFSFLKNLNLNNPLNLYTYALPDLNQEILRNPILNIPRVQDTPIDEWTNNTKAILAPLVGFDKGMYYDMLVGNAYAMQFELEVQPLSEKQIANIKKHFKGNDLEKMLLRRNQEIIDAARFKENLVVNETPAVPVEKLMDAIVARYKGKTVVIDLWATWCIPCHDAINESRELRARLKDVVFVYVTGPSSPKKLWQSQVQGIGGEHYYITKDEMDYVYRHFKLGGLPSYLVYGRDGGFREMVLGWPGNGEMEGKLK, from the coding sequence ATGCTGATGAAGTTAACCTGCGCCCTTGCGCTGTTCCTGTTGCCGATGTTCGTTTGCGCACAATCCGAGTTGCTGCCGAAATTTACGACCAATGCCCCGTCTGACCTGCCCGTCATGCAAGCCGGTACCGTTACCGTGAGCGGCCGGATCACCCTGCCTCCCGGCTTGAAACGCGACAGCATCTGGGTACAGGTAACCGTTCCGCAGCCTTTTACCGGCGAAAACAAACGATACAGAACACTTGTTGGCACTGACGGCCGTTTCTCCGTAAAAGTGAATACCGAGACCAACCGGAGCATTTGTGCCATCAAGACCGACATCAATGAAATGCATACCGTTACCACCTTTTTGACAAACGGCCGTGCAAGCACCGTAGCCATCAACTACAACGAAGACGGCGATATCGATAAGATGAAAACCAACGATGCCGGCGGCCTCACCGAAAACGATCTCGTACACGGCGTCAACAAATTCTCAGCGTTATCCGCCCATAAATCCAATAAACCCAGGCCGACCTTGTACGACAAACCGTTCAGTGACTTCTTCGATCATACCAATAAAGTGTTGCGGGACAGATGGGGCGTACTGAACCAGTCTACACTTTTATCCAACAAAATGAAAGTGATGACCTTCCGCGATTTCGCCCTGCGCATTTACCAGGTGCACCTGTTTGACTACGAACGGGAAATGATCCTGAATTACATGAACACCCACCAGCAGCAGATGCCGGATAGTGCGATGATCAGGAAGCCCGATCGTGCATACTTTTCGTTCCTGAAAAACCTGAACCTGAACAATCCCCTCAATCTGTACACCTATGCCCTACCCGACCTTAACCAGGAGATATTACGCAACCCCATCCTCAACATCCCACGCGTCCAGGACACTCCTATCGATGAGTGGACCAACAATACAAAAGCCATCCTGGCCCCGTTAGTGGGCTTCGACAAAGGCATGTACTACGACATGCTGGTAGGCAACGCCTACGCGATGCAGTTCGAGCTGGAAGTTCAACCGCTATCGGAGAAACAGATCGCCAACATCAAAAAACACTTCAAAGGCAACGACCTGGAAAAGATGCTCCTGCGCAGGAACCAGGAGATCATTGACGCTGCCCGCTTCAAAGAAAACCTGGTCGTTAATGAGACCCCGGCCGTTCCTGTCGAAAAGTTAATGGATGCCATTGTTGCCCGGTACAAGGGAAAGACCGTCGTGATTGACTTGTGGGCGACGTGGTGTATACCTTGTCATGACGCGATCAACGAGTCGCGCGAACTGAGAGCACGGCTGAAAGATGTGGTGTTTGTATACGTTACCGGCCCATCGTCGCCAAAGAAGCTTTGGCAAAGCCAGGTACAGGGGATTGGCGGGGAGCATTATTACATCACGAAGGACGAGATGGATTATGTGTACAGGCATTTTAAGTTGGGTGGATTGCCGAGTTATTTGGTGTATGGTAGGGACGGAGGGTTTAGGGAGATGGTGTTGGGGTGGCCGGGGAATGGGGAGATGGAGGGGAAGTTAAAATAG
- a CDS encoding tetratricopeptide repeat-containing sensor histidine kinase, translated as MITEVTIKRTLLFAALLAISSLSTAQNGFTGYGEVPVKTPDSLLRHIAGATDIRTKVTSVQNLLTFHTDHGTTDSVIFYTRQLLADLDRSDMPGKRTHQARLYLTLADAYRQEGLYDEALRYYLQGVPLANDQTGYQLGIANVYAARKEYNKAISACQELLNKNPEEGVKHQVYERLGIIYLEQKDLPQAKQYTEQALAYFRQQGHAKSALQANLTLGIIAELNQQSDEAYVIYSSVKDSAQNLQFFDLYIDAGQRLGDLLVARKQYQDAMALLPMVYANAIQWNNLEAQLRVLNSLRNLHAAMGDYENAYALMTQYMGISQQLISRQNKREINELEIKYQTAQKEKEILNKQNELDHQRTVQYSLLIGFLVILLPVIALLYVYYQKLQAQSKLNATMEEMNRQKVAALLKDKELELLKASVNGQEKERKRIAGELHDSIGGNLAAIKLQLASQTGLEALIRQVDDTYHLVRDLSHDLVPQKFTNTGFADLISGYIRQFNVPGSAVITFHAYPDEDIDRLGASLKVEIYKIIQELITNAQKHSQASKVEIQLTKLDGLLKLLFEDNGRGFSPEAAKHGLGFQQIRERLKLFDGVFTIDSFPSKGTVIDIEIPLHEA; from the coding sequence ATGATCACGGAAGTAACCATAAAAAGGACCTTGCTCTTCGCAGCACTGCTGGCCATATCGAGCCTCAGTACAGCGCAAAATGGTTTCACGGGCTATGGAGAGGTGCCTGTTAAAACGCCGGACTCCCTGTTACGGCATATCGCCGGGGCCACCGATATTCGCACGAAGGTAACGTCTGTACAAAACCTGCTCACTTTTCATACGGACCACGGCACGACGGATTCTGTCATCTTTTACACACGGCAATTGCTGGCAGACCTGGATCGCAGCGATATGCCAGGTAAACGTACGCACCAGGCAAGGCTCTACCTCACGCTCGCCGACGCCTACAGGCAGGAAGGCCTGTACGACGAAGCACTCAGGTATTACCTGCAAGGTGTTCCCCTGGCAAATGATCAAACAGGTTATCAACTCGGCATCGCGAACGTGTATGCCGCCCGTAAGGAATACAACAAAGCCATTTCCGCCTGCCAGGAACTATTGAACAAGAACCCGGAGGAGGGCGTGAAACACCAGGTGTACGAGCGGCTGGGCATCATCTATCTCGAACAAAAGGACTTGCCCCAGGCGAAGCAGTATACGGAACAGGCATTGGCTTATTTCCGGCAGCAAGGCCACGCAAAAAGTGCCTTACAGGCGAACCTTACGTTAGGGATCATCGCGGAGTTAAACCAGCAGTCGGACGAGGCATATGTTATTTACAGCTCGGTGAAGGACAGCGCACAAAATCTGCAGTTCTTCGACCTGTACATCGATGCCGGTCAGCGCCTGGGCGATCTGCTGGTTGCCCGGAAGCAATACCAGGACGCAATGGCACTGCTCCCCATGGTGTATGCGAATGCGATTCAATGGAACAACCTGGAGGCGCAGCTGAGGGTGCTGAACAGCCTGCGCAACCTGCACGCTGCCATGGGCGACTACGAGAACGCCTACGCGCTCATGACGCAATACATGGGCATCTCACAACAGCTAATCAGCCGCCAGAACAAAAGGGAAATCAACGAGCTCGAAATAAAATACCAGACGGCCCAAAAGGAGAAAGAGATACTGAACAAGCAGAATGAGCTGGATCACCAGCGAACGGTCCAGTACAGCCTGCTGATCGGCTTCCTGGTGATCCTGCTGCCGGTAATCGCATTGCTGTATGTGTACTACCAGAAGCTGCAGGCGCAAAGTAAGCTGAATGCGACAATGGAGGAAATGAACCGGCAGAAGGTAGCAGCGCTGCTGAAGGATAAGGAACTCGAACTGCTGAAGGCTTCCGTAAACGGTCAGGAAAAGGAGCGTAAACGGATCGCCGGCGAACTGCATGATAGTATCGGCGGTAACCTCGCGGCGATCAAGTTGCAACTGGCGAGTCAGACGGGGCTGGAGGCGCTCATCCGCCAGGTAGACGATACGTACCACCTGGTGCGCGATCTGTCGCACGACCTGGTGCCGCAAAAGTTTACGAACACGGGTTTTGCAGACCTGATCTCGGGCTACATCCGCCAGTTCAATGTGCCGGGTAGCGCGGTGATCACGTTCCATGCTTATCCGGATGAAGATATCGACCGCCTCGGCGCATCGCTGAAGGTGGAGATCTACAAGATCATCCAGGAACTGATCACGAATGCCCAGAAACATAGCCAGGCCTCGAAGGTGGAAATACAACTCACGAAACTGGATGGCTTGCTCAAGCTGCTGTTCGAAGACAATGGCCGTGGCTTCTCCCCGGAAGCGGCGAAGCATGGTCTCGGCTTCCAGCAGATACGGGAGCGGCTGAAGTTGTTCGATGGGGTATTTACCATTGATTCCTTCCCCTCCAAAGGCACCGTCATTGACATTGAAATACCGTTACATGAAGCATAA
- a CDS encoding response regulator, which produces MKHNIILADDHQLFLDGLTRLIAQEKDLHVLYYAHNGQLIVNYLDQHPEEQVDLVITDISMPDMDGISLNHHIKEKRPEISTLVVSMHTDTNMIDALIQNNVDGFLSKNADSTELLEAIRVILKGGKYFSEAIKQEYMKRVFNKEKETLEMLTSREKDVLKLIAEEYTTAEIADKLYLSKHTIESYRKTLILKLKVRNLAGLTRYAVKLGLLN; this is translated from the coding sequence ATGAAGCATAATATTATCCTTGCAGACGATCACCAGCTGTTCCTCGACGGACTCACGCGGCTCATCGCGCAGGAAAAGGATTTACATGTATTGTACTACGCTCACAATGGCCAGCTGATCGTGAATTACCTCGATCAGCACCCGGAGGAGCAGGTGGACCTGGTGATTACGGACATCAGTATGCCAGACATGGATGGCATCAGTCTCAATCATCACATCAAGGAAAAACGCCCGGAAATCAGCACGCTGGTCGTAAGTATGCATACCGATACGAACATGATTGATGCGCTTATTCAGAATAATGTAGACGGCTTCCTCTCTAAAAACGCCGACTCCACCGAACTGCTGGAGGCCATCCGGGTGATCCTGAAAGGAGGGAAGTACTTCTCCGAAGCGATCAAGCAAGAATATATGAAGCGTGTGTTCAACAAGGAAAAGGAAACGCTCGAAATGCTCACTTCCCGCGAAAAGGATGTCCTGAAACTGATCGCCGAAGAATACACCACGGCCGAAATCGCCGACAAACTGTATCTCAGCAAACACACGATCGAAAGTTACCGTAAAACGCTTATCCTTAAACTAAAAGTGCGCAACCTGGCCGGGCTCACCCGTTACGCCGTAAAACTGGGCCTGCTCAACTAA
- a CDS encoding AraC family transcriptional regulator: MIFEFSAAPEAVTSTTIHPEPHDFPQMIIRNAVSESRQATNRLLQQQENAIYSTITKHHFQLQNEAHLCMRSTSPLINLFYTIKGKAAAYHEQLGNINLDEGQYFLYYLPAGEHPIQLTACDCITMKVEVDMKMLATLKDQHVYLEQFHQHAQNSPLIGWRLPRMETCKEGQKLLGNITSSKLENGRRAMFMHRSVSMLLALYIDDLSRNEEEAAPRYIYSEEEVNRLKEMAEVLGTDEYRKLKIEQVVRRFGFSHNKAVQGIKWLFKKSLRTLKNERIAKEIARRLIESEASIEQIIDDMELGEPSNTRRMFRKIFGQTPSAFRRDHRREQASKPGDVI, translated from the coding sequence ATGATTTTTGAGTTTTCCGCTGCCCCGGAAGCAGTGACATCCACGACCATTCACCCTGAACCGCACGACTTTCCCCAAATGATTATCCGTAACGCGGTAAGTGAAAGCCGGCAAGCCACCAATCGCCTCCTGCAGCAACAGGAAAACGCTATTTACAGCACCATCACCAAACACCATTTTCAGCTACAAAACGAGGCCCATCTATGCATGCGCAGCACCTCGCCGCTCATCAACCTGTTTTATACCATAAAGGGAAAAGCCGCGGCGTACCATGAACAATTGGGCAACATCAACCTGGACGAGGGACAATATTTCCTGTATTACCTCCCTGCCGGTGAGCATCCCATCCAGTTAACCGCTTGCGATTGTATTACTATGAAAGTGGAAGTTGATATGAAGATGCTGGCTACTTTGAAAGATCAGCATGTCTATCTTGAGCAATTCCATCAACATGCACAAAATTCGCCGCTGATCGGGTGGCGCCTGCCCCGCATGGAAACCTGTAAAGAAGGCCAGAAGCTGCTGGGCAACATCACTAGCAGCAAATTGGAAAATGGCCGACGCGCCATGTTTATGCATAGAAGCGTATCGATGCTATTGGCCTTGTATATCGATGACCTCTCGCGCAATGAGGAGGAAGCAGCGCCACGTTACATTTACAGCGAAGAGGAAGTGAACAGGCTGAAAGAAATGGCCGAGGTGCTAGGTACCGATGAGTACCGAAAACTCAAAATAGAACAGGTGGTGCGTAGGTTCGGCTTCTCCCACAACAAGGCAGTGCAGGGCATCAAGTGGCTATTTAAGAAGAGTCTCCGTACGTTAAAAAATGAGAGAATCGCGAAAGAGATAGCAAGAAGGCTCATAGAGTCAGAGGCCAGTATAGAACAGATTATTGACGATATGGAACTAGGCGAGCCATCGAATACCAG
- a CDS encoding EthD family reductase, whose product MKRKLFLTLLLVTTFFAAFSQDKPAAEKGLIKISVMYPFSEGKTFNMEYYEAKHMPMVAKFLGTNLVKYTIEKGLSSGMPNQPLPYMAIGTFYVKSLSEYQAAISPNRDAIRADFANYTNVAPVILVSEVVK is encoded by the coding sequence ATGAAACGCAAACTCTTTCTAACACTCCTCCTGGTAACCACGTTCTTCGCGGCCTTTAGCCAGGACAAACCCGCTGCTGAGAAAGGCCTTATCAAGATTTCGGTGATGTACCCGTTCAGTGAAGGCAAAACCTTCAACATGGAATATTACGAGGCCAAACATATGCCGATGGTCGCAAAATTCCTGGGCACGAATCTCGTGAAATACACGATTGAGAAAGGCCTGAGCAGCGGGATGCCTAATCAGCCTTTGCCTTACATGGCTATCGGCACCTTTTATGTGAAGAGCCTGAGTGAATACCAGGCGGCGATTTCGCCAAACAGGGATGCGATCAGGGCGGATTTTGCGAACTATACCAATGTGGCGCCGGTGATACTGGTGAGTGAGGTGGTTAAATAA